A stretch of Streptomyces vietnamensis DNA encodes these proteins:
- a CDS encoding YrdB family protein, whose amino-acid sequence MKLPAPLHVLNEGLAFLLELAALAALAWWGWDSAENVALRLLLAVAAPAVAAVVWGLFAAPKARFRVPLAGVLAVKALVFGAAALALLGVDRPVWAVVFAAVALVNTALATADRQAAMHRDA is encoded by the coding sequence ATGAAACTGCCCGCGCCGCTGCACGTACTGAACGAAGGCCTGGCGTTCCTGCTCGAACTCGCCGCCCTGGCCGCACTGGCCTGGTGGGGGTGGGACAGCGCGGAGAACGTGGCGCTCCGGCTGCTGCTCGCGGTCGCCGCGCCGGCCGTCGCGGCCGTCGTCTGGGGCCTGTTCGCCGCGCCCAAGGCGCGGTTCCGGGTGCCGCTCGCGGGTGTTCTGGCCGTGAAGGCCCTGGTGTTCGGCGCGGCGGCGCTCGCGCTCCTCGGCGTCGACCGGCCGGTGTGGGCCGTCGTCTTCGCCGCCGTGGCGCTCGTCAACACCGCCCTGGCGACGGCGGACCGGCAGGCCGCGATGCATCGCGACGCCTGA